A genomic region of Gemmata massiliana contains the following coding sequences:
- a CDS encoding WD40 repeat domain-containing protein — MLIWEAYSRRIDALAFAPDGRALALSGYHLGCRVIRSDTGHRLWTVGAKCRFGLSLAFGPGGSVLCRQSGVSVRAANTGAELRRCGEWCQSFALAPDGRTAFVADGGYQDLVRRYDLETGSAHAEVELESGAITRSVVSPDGKLLAVLGSKRLHLLAAHSFEVLATDAQRAFSSGTFALAFAPDGRTLVYSAGRTLFVWDATSAREIAQLQLETKCYTDATFTPDGRRMVTVGKEGTTHVWDTATWACERSFAWNVGPLHAVAVAPDGARAAVAGDSGRVVVWDLDS, encoded by the coding sequence ATGCTAATCTGGGAGGCGTACTCACGGAGGATCGACGCACTGGCGTTCGCCCCGGACGGGCGGGCGCTGGCCCTGAGTGGGTACCACCTCGGGTGCCGGGTCATCCGATCGGACACCGGTCACCGGCTCTGGACCGTGGGCGCCAAGTGCCGATTCGGGCTCTCCCTCGCGTTCGGGCCGGGCGGATCTGTGCTCTGTCGGCAGAGCGGCGTTTCGGTGCGCGCGGCGAACACGGGGGCCGAGTTGCGGCGGTGTGGGGAGTGGTGCCAGTCGTTCGCACTGGCACCGGACGGGCGCACCGCGTTCGTGGCGGACGGCGGGTATCAGGATCTTGTCCGGCGGTACGATCTGGAAACGGGTTCCGCGCACGCCGAGGTCGAACTCGAATCCGGCGCGATCACTCGTAGCGTGGTGTCGCCGGACGGGAAGTTGCTGGCCGTGCTCGGCTCCAAACGGCTTCACCTGCTCGCGGCCCACAGTTTCGAGGTACTCGCGACCGACGCCCAGCGAGCATTTTCTAGCGGCACGTTCGCGCTGGCTTTCGCCCCGGACGGGCGCACGCTCGTGTACTCGGCCGGGCGCACGCTGTTCGTGTGGGACGCTACTTCTGCTCGTGAAATAGCGCAGTTACAACTCGAAACGAAGTGTTACACGGACGCCACGTTCACCCCGGACGGGCGCCGAATGGTCACCGTGGGCAAGGAAGGTACGACGCACGTGTGGGACACCGCGACGTGGGCGTGCGAGCGGTCGTTCGCGTGGAACGTTGGTCCGCTGCACGCGGTGGCCGTTGCGCCCGACGGTGCGCGCGCCGCGGTCGCGGGCGATAGCGGGCGCGTGGTCGTTTGGGACTTGGACTCGTGA
- a CDS encoding WD40 repeat domain-containing protein, whose protein sequence is MECFAIGAGAHFSLVWSGQSDWREHYAPALNRDGTRAALVADTVYGGPGGRPSQHIQFYDAQGKFSGVIPLDPTDPKAGFVFTADGMKLLVPTGSRTVQMFDATTGAAVGELVHPGRPYVTGIAVHPCGIVACARTNGTVTFWDAEKREQIRTFDWKAGKLVSVAFAPDGALAAAGTEDGKVVVWDVDV, encoded by the coding sequence GTGGAATGTTTTGCTATCGGGGCGGGAGCGCATTTTTCGCTCGTCTGGTCAGGCCAGTCGGACTGGCGTGAGCACTATGCTCCAGCGCTGAACCGTGATGGGACGCGAGCGGCGCTGGTCGCAGATACGGTCTACGGCGGGCCGGGCGGTCGCCCGAGCCAGCACATCCAGTTTTATGACGCACAAGGGAAATTCTCCGGCGTCATTCCACTCGACCCTACGGACCCTAAAGCTGGGTTCGTGTTTACTGCTGACGGTATGAAGCTACTTGTTCCCACTGGTAGCCGCACGGTGCAAATGTTCGACGCGACCACCGGCGCGGCCGTGGGCGAACTGGTTCACCCCGGGCGGCCATATGTCACGGGCATCGCGGTCCACCCGTGTGGGATCGTGGCGTGTGCGCGCACGAACGGCACGGTCACGTTTTGGGACGCGGAGAAGCGGGAGCAGATCCGCACGTTCGACTGGAAAGCGGGGAAGCTCGTGTCCGTTGCATTCGCCCCGGACGGCGCCCTCGCCGCGGCCGGAACGGAGGACGGCAAAGTTGTCGTGTGGGACGTAGACGTCTGA
- a CDS encoding WD40 repeat domain-containing protein, whose amino-acid sequence MLVLTGAPGDVTELAFSPNGKLLAAGGGDRGLEMWEVHSGRKWGRYYIRQIQFLNSPSAFHPTEPLCFTCANHSLAVIDTNTEAIHLHPTPNYHEWLNPLAMTPDGRSCIAHARTADGYQMRRYRWRAKKPLSPVWGAPLERISSRSREALDTALIRISPDGKTFVTLTGVRDRITWTIQPLRVSLRSVKNGEVLRFAKLPSGTIPALAFAPDGHHFVTCRAHIINIWSTETLGTPREVRSDTRRHFTGAAFHPLGKYLAATSNDATVKVYDTATWKVEHTYTWDIGRVRSVAFSPDGTLAAAGSDTGKVVVWDVDL is encoded by the coding sequence ATGCTCGTCTTAACTGGAGCACCTGGAGACGTAACCGAACTCGCGTTCTCACCGAACGGGAAACTCCTCGCTGCCGGGGGCGGGGACCGCGGACTGGAGATGTGGGAGGTCCACTCCGGCCGCAAGTGGGGGCGCTACTACATAAGGCAGATCCAGTTCCTCAATTCGCCGAGTGCCTTCCACCCCACCGAGCCGCTGTGCTTCACTTGTGCCAATCACTCGCTCGCGGTGATCGACACAAATACGGAAGCGATTCACCTCCACCCCACTCCAAACTATCACGAGTGGCTGAATCCGTTGGCGATGACCCCGGACGGTCGGTCGTGCATCGCCCACGCGCGAACGGCCGACGGCTACCAGATGCGGCGCTACCGCTGGCGCGCGAAGAAACCGTTGAGCCCGGTGTGGGGGGCGCCGCTCGAACGGATCTCGTCCCGGTCCCGCGAGGCGCTCGACACGGCCCTGATTCGGATCAGTCCGGATGGGAAAACGTTCGTGACGCTGACCGGAGTCCGCGACCGCATCACGTGGACGATTCAACCGCTCCGCGTGAGCCTGCGGTCCGTAAAAAACGGCGAGGTGCTCCGGTTCGCGAAGCTCCCGTCCGGAACGATCCCCGCGCTCGCGTTCGCCCCGGACGGGCACCACTTCGTGACGTGCCGCGCGCACATCATTAACATCTGGTCGACCGAAACCCTGGGCACCCCGCGCGAGGTGCGGAGCGACACCCGGCGCCACTTTACGGGGGCCGCGTTTCACCCGTTGGGCAAGTACCTCGCGGCGACCAGTAACGACGCGACCGTGAAGGTGTACGACACCGCCACCTGGAAGGTCGAGCACACGTACACCTGGGACATCGGCCGGGTGCGCTCCGTTGCTTTCTCCCCCGACGGCACGCTCGCGGCCGCAGGTAGCGATACGGGTAAAGTGGTCGTGTGGGACGTGGACTTGTGA